TCAATTCTGGTCAATTGTGGTATCTGATTACCCACCATGACTTTGAatgcttttttttctttttctaattgaaATATTCTCGTACATTTAACGAATTATTAGTTAGTCCGTACGTGTGTATCTTATgctaaatttatatttttacttcAAGGGAAATACAATTATATACGCATCAACCGATCTTCCGTGTTTATAAGGAATACATTGTTTTTAATCTATAATTAGTCATTAATGTAAATTGTGGTCATTGTGATATATGATTACTCAgagctttagagggatttataTTTTGCCTTCAATTAactaaaagttgatttttatttCCATGCCTGTACTATTTCTacaaatttaataaattataaattgttAAATTATGTGTTATGCTAAATTTTTAATAAGCTTGCAATTTTGATAGTATGtatatagttatataacttACTTCCTGCGTgacaaaatttaattaaataaagaaaCAACATTAATTGTTATTTTGGTCAAAAGAAACATCCTTAGTAAAAATCTATAATAAGAGTAATTCCTAATTTGTCTTGCTTCTACTTCTTCTTGAGCAAATAACGGAGGAACTACAAGTACACAAAGTGATTAATTATACTGTTGCGATCACTCTTTTGCCAATAGATTCACTAGGCAAGCCGACCTCAACCAACTTTTTATCGTATCAAGTCGAGTGCAGCTAATTCGATTATCTAATATTTAATTCTTTGTAATGCTACGTtattagaaaattaaaattatttgaaaaatattagtTGCATTCatcttaatttaattatatacaaTATTAGTCTATATTAGAACTCCATTCAAATAAAGTAAACTTAATATTGAACATAGAATAGAACTTATAGTTAAAAATTAAAGcaacaacaaattaaaaaaatcaaattaatacaATGTTATATTTCCTTGGTTTGAATattacaaatttaaatattatgaataattagtattttaattttaaaaaatatgcgTTGTCTCTGGCGCAGCACTCAATTCACGTAGTGATTGATTGGACAGGTAGTTTTAAGGCCCATCAAAATAATGGACAAGCCCGGTCGGAGCCTTAAATTATAAAGCTAACATGGGCTAAGTGTCAATGGACTGAACCGACTCATATTGACgactcaaataatttttcatcttCAAGTAATTCGGTATCTGAAATTTATTGTCCCAAATATTCTAGATCCACAATTCTATATCACCACACACTTCGataataaaaaattgattataTCGTAAGATTATTTCTAGTTTTTCTTGATTTTCGTGTATTTGAACCTAAACGGAAGATCTGAATTTTACCGACTCAATCGATCTTAAAATAGAAGTATTAGTAAAACTTTAAAAgatattaataagaaaaaacattttttacCAAActgtaaataacataaattttcatACCACGATGTTCAAATGTTGTAACACAATTGATGATCTATAGTATGATCTTATAAACAAACACAATACTACTAATAATACAGGACAGACCCATTAATTTCAACtataaaagataattattttttagatatGATATAAAGCTTATAAGCCATGGTACTTAAAGTACaattaacttatatatattaGTTCTTCCTCATCATGAGCCTCCAATCAATTAATTATCCACCTTTTTGTTTGATGCCTTCAATCGCGTCCTCATTACATTTTCATCAAAAGCAATCTGAACATCACGACATTCCTCTTTGCAGAATGCAAGCGACCTGTGTTCAATCAATCATGAAAGATAGAATATTAGGCATGTATATTAAACAATTCTGAATCCACCTAAAGAAAAATGTACCTgtatatatgcatgttatgttCCTTTTTGAAGTCCGACTTGCAATAGAAGCACTCCTTGGGAAAATCATCCATGTCAATAGTCATTTCAGTAGCAACATTAGCATTATTAGAAAGATCAGAAGAAGGCTTGAAAAACTTGTTTGGATTATTTGTAGAAGAACTTTTGTTGGGGAAATTGGGCTGGTCGAAACTATCAGAGTGGTTAACTAGAGAACGTTTAGACATTGTAGTATTTAAGGTTAGAAGCAAGTAGTGTTGGAAGTAAAGAACAAAGGTTGTTGAGAGGCCAATATTTATAGGACATTATATTGTTTGGTCTtgtcattaaatttttagtCATAAAAATGTTCATTCATTTCAATTTTGGTCAACAGAAGAAATCTGTATTTAGTACAAACCTTAAGACATTTAATGAACTATTAAATATTCCATGATATGTGTGTACAACTACATAAAATTATTGGAATACGACATAGAAATACATCTAAACTATGATAGAAATTGTAATTATGTGAGGGTCCCAATTACATAGCATTGTAAGTTGAGCTGATTTGATTTAGTGTAAACATCTTATAAGAATAAATGTTTACTTACATACGTATGTGGATTATGCCAAGTTTATATGTTTACTTCATAAATACCTTTTTTCACCCCACTAATTAAAggctttaaaagggtttttcCATTTAAAGacaaattattatattattttatagagTCACCActtaaaaatgatatttggTGTTTGAACACACCTTTTATTGAATTCctaattaaaagaaaagtgatttttttttctttaaacatTTAAGTCTggaaaatgaattttgatgaCTGGAGGACAAGTATAAGACATCCTCTAATCTCATGGCTTAGCATGGTCTCTTAATCAACTTATATCTATCTTAAACAAATTCTTGAATAAATTTTTTTGACTTAATTACTTAAGTTACCTAACTGATATGGTAAaattatgacttatattttttgTTGAGGAGCGTAGCTGCATACAAAGCCTTATTTACGTATCTTAACTTTGAATCGTTTTTTTCCCTAACTGAAATATTctcataataattattttatacgTATGTGTTgttattttaagtttatatGTTTACTTAATATTTCGAGGAAAATACAGTTAGTTATATGCGCATCTTGACCGATCTTCAGTATTTATAAGGAATACTTTACTTTTAATCCATAAGTAATTTCaattttgatcattatgatATTTGATCACGCAAACCTTCGGAGggattttatgattttttttcttcaattaactgaattttttattttgaattccATGGCCCTGTTTctacaaatttaattaattataaattgctACATTATGTGATTAAATATGTGTTATGTACTTATGTTAAATAATAATTGTTAATAATCTTGCATTTTTACTCCAAATTTTACAATTATAGTTATATAACACACTTCTTTTATgcgaaaattaattttaaaagtcaGTGTGTTGAATTGAATATCAATCATTTTATTGCATACTAATGACAAATTGACAATCAAGAACGACATACTTTCATTAAGAAAATGTCACATATATAGTATTTATACATTTGGAAATTTAAATGACTCTACTTTGCGGACTATTTATAATTGGCCCATGGTAATTTTCTTTTATGGtgaatattaattattaatataatttttctttatacaaataaaaaagtgtttatatttttattttataaataattttgaaagtaTATTACTAGATCTGAACGTCTATGAACCATGACTCAATCATGTATAACCCCCTATGTTTCGAAATCAAACAGGTAAATCTTTATATAgtcaaagaaaattaaatcttaagtaatttatttctttatttgggAGTTTTGCAAGACTAATATTCTATAAAAGGTTTAGTACAAACATTTTTTTTAGTATATGAGCAAATTAAgtaaaattttgaatgaatgaacaaagatgtttcttcttttttgaaaGTTCATAAAACCAAAATGTAAAAGATTCATTTTTAACTAACTTTTTAAGGATAAGAATGAATTATTATGTGTGGTTAAGTTTAATAAGTATTGATTAATCTCAACTTTTATGATTCacttttaaatcatgaaaagtTAAAATATTGAGTCAAAGGTCATTGCTATTTTGACCAACACAATCTTGACCAATTAAATGAGATAAGGAGATTAAGATATTGAATCAGATTTGGAAAATATATTAaccaaattatattttgataaggAAAAATAGTGAAAGATATTCTTCAACTATTTGAAATAGGTCAAGTTTACCTTTTGCTATATTTTAATGGTTCAAATATGCTCCTCTTCTATTAGAGTTGTATAAGATGGACATTCAATCCCACGTGACACTGATATTTTAATGAGATGAATGTCACATGACATGTTAAGCATCCCAGTCTATTTTATTCCTCCCCTCGACTATCATTTCTTTTCCCTCCATCATCAATATGGCAACCATtaacaaatcaataaaaaatcaTACGTATATTTTGACGAAATTAACAAAGCTTTTTTAATAACCATTAATTCGTTCTTTTAAATTTCTAGACTTTTGCAATTTAACTTCttatacaatataaattcaTGTCAAACTTAAATATAATGttgaaaatttttaaatatatgattttttgttgattgtctaaaaaaaaaagtgtctCTTCAAAAGGTTTAGCCTTTGCTCTTTTGAATAAGAGGTTTTCCTATGAAGTGGCATAAAGAAATCGACATGCATAAATTTGGTTCGTTGTATAGTGAAGAAGATTGTCTGCAATTTTCCTAATTAATatacaattaatatatatttttaaagaaagtcGATTTTACGCTAGCTtcaatccttttttttttattaattatctaACAAAATTCGAATCATATAAATAAATCGTATTTCTAAAAAGCGGTGTGTCTCATTATAAATGAGTTAGAGTTATAAGTCGCATTCCTCGAGGTGGTTGACATAAATTAAATCCCATCGTCAAGCTTAAAAATCGCATTCCTAAAGTATAATCCGTGTTCTTCAAGACGATCGATAAATTACACCCTCAAGCACAAATAAATATACACATGATTTATAAATCACATTTAACAAGTGCTTTATGAGTCACATTGCTCAACCGCAATTTATAAATGCATTCATCAAAGGCAATTCTATAATAACAATATAATATTCCTCAAGcacaatttataaatatatgtgCATTCTTTGTGTGCGATTATGAAATCCATTCTTCAAATCGACATGTCTGATCGCAAGAAAATAACTTTAGGATGAgacattttctcaaattatgtAACTGCCACACAACTATAGTTTATATATTGAGTGAAATCACACTGATGGAGTGAGAATAAAGAATATGTTAATTAAAGCACTTTATTCCTGTTTGTCACGTTTCGAAagggtatcctagacgtgatcgacattcaaaaattattactggctcccaagcgaaccacttgacctGATCACATATCCGTTCGTTCATTCAATCAATGGAAGACTTCAAATAAAAAGACACTTAGGTGGACAACCCCAATCAAACAATCAAACTCATGGAAGGAAGGAGcaaaatattagatctggtccactctgatgtctggcaagcaccggtggagtccctaggaggagcaaaatatttcgtgttatttatcgataattactccaggagaagttgggtatatccaatcaagagaaagaaagatgtttttctaattttcaaagagttcaaagcccgggtggaacttgaatctgagaaaaagatcaagtatttgaggacagataatgaagaagaatacactggtgataaatttgataacttctgtaaacaagaaggtattaaaatgTAGTTCACGGTAGCATATACTCCATAACAAAATAGAGTAgtagagcggatgaacagaatcTTGTTGGAACTGACAAGaactatgttggcaactgctgGGTTGAAAAAACCATTTTGGGTAGAAGCAATCAAAACCGcatgttatgtgatcaatcggtcaccatcaaccgcaattaatctgaaaacgccaatgaagatgtggacaggaaaatcagttgattattctcgcttacatatattcggaagtccttcttatgttatgtacaacacgcaagaaaaatcaaagttggatccgAAATTCATGGAttgcattttcttaggataggttgatggagtcaaggggtatcgtttgtgggatcccactgcccgagaggtggtaatcagcagagATGTTGTGTTTgctgaaaataaaataaaagcaaaagaaggtagcacttcgaAAGAAAACTCAGAGACTACTacaattgaagttgaaaaaatagaagaagttccagtttcttctgaagcagcactaGAGCACGAAGAataagagcaagctgagatcgaaactccacaagtttGACGGTCAactaaggaaagaagagaaccagtttggcactcaaattattctatggagggcaatgttgcatactgtctattaacaggggatggagagccttcaacttttcatgaggctatgaaaggccaagaatcatctctatggatggcagcaatgcaagaaaaaattgatgttcttcataaaaataaaacatgggatcttatTCAATTACTACAAGGAAGGAAgaccattggaaacaaatgggtctacaagatcaaacgcaatggtaatgatcaagtggtgaagtatcgtgcaagattggtggtgaaaggattcacTTAGAAAGAATGTATAGactttaatgagatattttctccggtggtttgACTCACAACAATTCTAGTGGTTCTGGCGAtatgtgctacatttgacttgtacttggagcagttagatgtcaaaactgcatttcttcatagagagcttgaagaagaaatttgcaTGCTctaaccagaaggttttgaagaacagggaaaagagaattTGATTTGCAgattgaacaaatctctatatggtctcaaataGGCGTcgaggtgttggtataagaaatttgattccttcattataaacCTTgaatacaacagacatagttcaaatccttgtgtttattacaagagatttagtgatgaagattttattattttgctgttgtatgttgatgacatgttggtagcaggccccaacaaagatcgtctcacaaatttaaaggcatagTTGGCTAGTGAGTTTGAAATGACGGACTTGGGACcaacaaacaagattctagggatgcaaattcatcgagacagaaataataggaagatttggctttctcaaaagaactacttgaagaaaatcttgtgacgcttcaagatgcaagactgtaagtcaatttttaCCCTagttcctattaatttcaagttatcctcaagaatgagtcctagcaatgaagcagagaggatggagatgtctcgagtaccgtatgcatcagcagtgggaagtttaatattCGTCATGGTATGGACAAAAACtaacattgcacaagcagtaaaagtggttagtcgatacatggctaatcctggtagagagtattgaaatattgttaagaggatcctgagatatatctagggtacctcagatgttgcaatgtgttatggaggatcagactttactgttaaagtttatgttgattcagattatgtaggtgatcttgataaaagaaagtccaccacaggttatgtgtttactcttgttaGAGGAGTTGTAAGTTGGGTTttaaaactgcaatctatcgttaCTACATCTACGATGGAAgtagaatatgtagcagctacacaagctagcaaagaggcaatatggatgcagatgttactggaggagctcgggcacaaacaagagaaggttgctctgttttgtgacagtcagagcgttttgcatcttgcaaagaatccaacattttattcaaggacaaagcacatacgagttcagtatcactttgttcgtgagaaggtggaagaaggcagtgtggatattcaaaaaattcacactaatgacaacctagcagatatgtttacgaagccgatcaacagtaacaagtttaaatggtgtcgatcttctattgtcctagcagaaacgtaacattgcagtaattgggtagaaaggatggtgtgaagacttaattgattctcaattaaatcttcaagtgggagaatgcaagatagtcaaaacaCGTTTTGAATGCGTAGtcaaaaaagaacaaaatgtgttttgaacgcgtagtaaaaaagggaataaaatgcgttttgaacgcgtagtcaaaaagagaGGTGCAATACGCGGATTTTATGTGTTTCTagttcctataaatagagggccttttgccctcatttagatcatccccacaaaaattacaatccaaaagagtaagaacacaaagagagttatacaccaagataaatattgtagtttgagtgtcctctttagtgagttgtttcttttacaagagagaagtgttaattgttgttttctccttgtatttgagagtagtgtaCTCCTctattatcatagtaagatccttGTACCCCGTAATTTTtctcctctatctgtttgagaggttttcacgtaaaattctcgtgtccaatttattttcattatttattatcacatcaaactttagttgtggtgcttcctcccccaacaaTTTTACCACATATTTAATTCTTAAAATCTTTTGGTCTAAATTGTCTCCAATTTTAATAATAGTGAAAGTTCGTCTCAAATTATATGTTGTAAATTTTTATATgcttttaaaaaaagtattaattaaaagagattttttactactattttatctttatttgtgttgtaatatataatatttttcattaaatatttattttattaagatatttatataaaataataaataatttcaaataattatttttagaacTCACGATTGACAATTCAAAAATATACCGTACAAAATAAGAAGAGTGTGACCGAcatctattaaaaaaaaaccttGTGTCTGACCAAATAATTTGTGACTAGGCTCTAATTTCTGTTGCCACGTTATTATGTGAATGGGGCCAATGTCGCAAAAAAATCAAGCTGCGGCCATTAGTGTTAATGCAGCTGTTTTTAtttaaatgattaaataaaacaGAATATGTCGGCAAAAAATCAATTAAGTCACTGTCATTAGTAGTCAAACAGCTGTTTATTTGCATTATTCGACGAAAAAAACAGTTTGTGGTTGACAATTTAAAGGCCACTTTCCTGGTAATTAAAAGAGTAACCATCTATCTATCATACATAGTTCAATAAAAGATATATCCATTTTTACAacttattataataataacaaagaaCTCATCCAAATTGTATATTTAGTGTGACCAAACAACATAAACAACTCTTGCAGATTTGTATTGTCCGTCCTCTTAAactgttttttctttttccagaAAGAAACATATGGCAAATATTTCAACTTGCTTCCTTATCATTGCTGCTGTTTTTCTAGGTAATAACTACACACAACATATATGTTTTTTCATTGTTGATTTGTACTTGCTAACCGcctagacatatatatatatatatatatatatatatatatatatatatatatatgtatatttctcatattttctttATTGATCTTTATCTGTACCAGACTATTAATTAAGTTAGACGAAAGGAGAAGGATAAGGATCTTCTTCAGATCTCTTTTGTTCTTATTTAGTCCTTTTTGTGTGCAAAACAGtgttaatttttctttcttgaaatacaattttttttggaaagcTAGATCAAAATCTAAGACTTGTAGGCTTGTAGCTTTCTATTGTTGTCTTGGATAGATACATAATTAATCTTATGGATCAACAGTTGTAGGATAATTTATAAAAAGGAATTGATCATGATTTTGAACTTGTTCTTTCTATAATGACCTTGCTTAATTAATCGAGTTTTGTTAACCTGACTAGGTAAAAgaaaattttctattttaaatgATGCTTCTTAATTGTGGAGTAAATCATATAGTACTATATGTCTTTCTGGCTTAGAAATTCGACATATTTTGCTGCATGACCCAATTTTCATTTCATCGAAAAAAGTCATCTACAAAATAGAAGTACATGATATTCAATGAAATTGACTATGGTTTTAAATTAAgtgttctttttttatattttgcaCGCAGTTGGAACGATGATGCCATCGACTATGGCACAAACATGCTACCAAATACACCCAGAAATATTGTGCGATCAAGGCAAAGTTGAACCAAAATGCTTACCTTTCTGCAATAACAAATTTGGACCCTCTGCTGGTGGCCAATGCATTGATCAAATTGGCTTTAATGGTCCTTTTTGTGCATGTGATTATCCTTGCTAATCATTCTCTTtacttcaatttcttctttcaatAAAGCATTATATATACAAGCAgttacatataatttttttttagatgaTCTGATAATACTGTGTTTTCTTGTTATTCAGTTATTACGTATATAAAAGTGAAACAACatatgaatttaattaatttacgttTCATGaactatattatattatatgtaaCTGTAATTTACCTcttgtgtataatatttatctGTACTCTGGTTGTTTTATAAATGGAAtaaaaaagaatcataaatCATTCTTTGATATTGTTTGTTCTTTTAATTTGGTTCCCTATatgtaatattatttttatttttcgtccaatattttctaattttttgtaTGCATAAGTTACTCTGGGTTCAGTTTAATGTTTTACTTTATCGGAGAAAATAATTGAACTGAGACTTTCTGAATATATATAGTATAGAAACCTAATCCTTTGGAACTATATttgcattttctttttattaaccTTAGGTCAATTCTCATTAGGTCCACATTACAACTTTAGATAAAGCAAGGAGATATTACAGCTTTAGATAAAAACAAGTTTCgagattttatatattaattttactagttttttttttttgcttcctTTTTTTTAAGTTGCGGTGTTCGAATTAGATTCGCTCTACGTTTACTATTTCACCAAGTGTATTTATTGTAGATTTTatacaataaataaaagattttgaatataataacaTTAAcactaaaaagaaaattatactTACTACTTTGATCCCAAGAACTTACACTTTCATCATCAACTCGTGAATAATTAGTGAAAGGTCAATTTCGAGGCAATAAATAACTAACCGGAAGTTAGTTAAATGTTTAATGATCCTATATGAAACGAGACACTCAAATTTATCTGCCCACCGTACAGAAATTGACTATCTTTCTCATATATCTCTATTATTATCtataaaatagaagaaaaagaaaattatgttgATTTgtaaattacaatttttttcctttattttttaaataaaatttgcaACTAAAAAACTAATAGTAATCGGATTCACAACTTAAATTAAGTAACTAATCAGTTAAAAAAAACTGAACTCaaattaagaaatgaataattttattgaattttgaaaattacAATCAGCAGTGGAAAGGAAATTGATGAAGTATTTAGCAGACATATAATAGAATTCCATTGCTTTATTTTTCCTCAGCTCTGTCTGCTCATCTCTTATATCTTTTTGGTCCTCCTCATTAAGCCTTGAATTTAGGGAATTGAGCTGCAACAAatcagaaaaatatatatattaaaagatgGAACCAAGGTAGAACGTAACATTTGTTGTgcaatcaaaattttattcaaataaaatgTCCCCTAAGACTATTCTATTAATTTCATACGAAAATGTTAAAAGACATATAATATGAAGGTGGAAATTAATAATTACCTACGAAATCCTTCCTGGAGCAGTCTGAATCACATTTCATCTCACAAAAGGTATAACCATGGCCTTCTTGAGAGCATTCTTGGTGACATGTGTGGTAGCAATCCCTGTACTCTTCTTCTGTGGCTTCACACATAGCTGTAAATACAACCATGCACATCAGAAACACTGCAACAAGCTTTTGTccctccatttttatttttatttttcttcttgatatatggttttttttaaaagaaattaattattgcTTGTATGTTGACTTTACAGTGTTTCCTTGGACGATTTTGTAATGTGGCCTAGGCTATTTATAGTGCATTTGATTAGAACTCCTAATGTATGTTGGAGAATAAACCTTAAAGTATGGAATAGTTATGTGGATTTGCTGTTTCCTAGGACATCTATTTGCTTTGCTTAAAGTAAGGTTAATTGCCACTTGACTAATGGTCCTCATGAGACTCGATcgttatacatatttttctctttgttaAATATTCAAGATATGTTCTTCACCACCCAAAAAATATTAGTAAAAGAATATATTTTCCTGATATCATATGGTATTGGTTGGAGAGTCAATTAgtatttgttaattgttacatAAATTTGATATAACACAACATGCTAAGATTTATTAGACAAATTGATTAGAAGACGTTATCGGTTCATATTTATTGCTATTTGTTgcaaattttgataattttatacataaattaaTAGTTCACATTAAAAGTATTGAGTTCAGATAAATTCGATACCAACATTCTGCACCCGTCATAATATAGTTTGAAGCTTTTTAAGATCACTTTTGGAAACTTGTGATTTTAAAATAATCTGCCATAAAATTTGTGTTTTGAAATTCATGTGTTAAACGTCAAAATGCCACCAACATCTGTCTTGACtaaaaaacatttctttttaataggtagtatgaaaatgatttttaacgAGTTTAACTTTTGTATATTGACGGGGCAAGGCAAGAACGTGTTGCATAAAGTCACCCTTATAATGTGCTCGTACACGTAACAATAAACATTTGTTGAC
This Solanum dulcamara chromosome 8, daSolDulc1.2, whole genome shotgun sequence DNA region includes the following protein-coding sequences:
- the LOC129900391 gene encoding uncharacterized protein LOC129900391; protein product: MANISTCFLIIAAVFLVGTMMPSTMAQTCYQIHPEILCDQGKVEPKCLPFCNNKFGPSAGGQCIDQIGFNGPFCACDYPC